AACCTTAAGACCCCTGGCCTCGTTGGTCCCTGGCTATGGTCCTCGAGAAGCTCGGAGAGGGCCTTCGTGCCGCGTTGAGGAAGATCGCGGGTGCGAGCTACGTCGACGAGGCCCTGATCAAGGAGATCGTCCGGGACATCCAGCGGGCGCTCATCCTGGCCGACGTGAACGTCCAGCTCGCCCTCACGATCACGAAGAACCTCCAGCACCGCGCGCTGAACGAGACGCCCCCGCCGGGGATGAGCCCGCGGGAGCATGTGGTCCGGATCATCTACGAGGAGCTCGTGAAGATCCTCGGCCAGACGCGGGACGTCCCCCTGGAGAAGCAGCGGATCCTCCTCGTGGGCCTGTACGGTCAGGGCAAGACGACGACTGCGGGGAAGCTCGGGAAGTTCTTCCAGAAGAAGGGGCTGTCCGTCGGCCTGGTCGCCGCCGACGTCCACCGACCCGCGGCCTACGATCAGCTCAAGCAACTCAGCGAACAGATCAACTCGGGCTTCTACGGTGAACCGGGCGAGAAGGATGCCGTGAAGATCGCGAAGCACGGGCTCAAGACACTCGAGGCCCTCGACGTGCTCATCGTGGACACGTCGGGCCGCCACGCCCTCGAGCCCGACCTGATCAAGGAGATCGAGTCCGTCGCCAAGGCGGTCCAGGCGAACGAACGGCTCCTCATCCTCGACGCGACGATCGGACAGCAGGCGGGTCCCCAGGCGAAGGCGTTCCACGACGCGGTCCAGATCACCGGGGTCATCGTCACGAAGCTCGACGGCACCGCGAAGGGCGGCGGCGCCCTGTCCGCCGTGGCCGAGGTCCAGGCGCCCATCGTCTTCATCGGGGTCGGGGAGAAGATCGACGACCTGGAGAAGTTCGAACCGCCCCGGTTCATCTCTCGCCTCCTCGGGATGGGGGATCTCGAGACACTCCTGGAGAAGGCCCAGGAGGCGATCGACGCCCAGAAGGCCGAGGAGCTCACGAAGAAGATCATGGCGGGGAAGTTCACCCTCCACGAGATGTACGAGCAGATCGACATGCTCAAGGGGATGGGCCCCATGGGCAAGCTCGCCTCCCTGATCCCGGGCATCTCGGGGAAGATGAAGGACTCCGAGATGGAGGGCACGCAGAAGAAGCTCGCCCGGTTCAAGGTGATCATGGACTCCATGACGGACCAGGAGATGAGCGAGCCCAAGCTCGTCAAGTCGTCCCGGGTGCAGCGCATCGCGCGCGGGGCCGGCGTCGCGCCGCGCGACGTGAAGGAGCTCCTCCGGCACTACGAGATGTCCCGCAAGGCGATCAAAGGCTTCGCGGGGAACCGGAAGATGCGCCGCCAGCTCCTTAAGCAGCTCGAGGACAGCGGCGTGGACGTGGGCGCGCTCGACAAGGAATGACGTCGTCGTCCCCGCGACAAGCTATATAGGCCCCCGGAGGGTACCGGGCCGCGGGAGGAGGCTCCGTGGACATCAAGGAATGGATGACCCCGCAGGAGAAACAGTTCTTCGACGACCTCGAGTCCGAGGCGGAGAACATGCTTGTGGGGGCCCGCGCGTTCCGCGCGATCTTCGATGACTTCTCACACCTCGCCGACCACCGGAAGCGGATCAAAGACATCGAGCATCGGGGGGACGAGATCGTCCACCACATCTATGGCGCGCTCAACCGGGCCTTCGTCACGCCCCTCGCGAAGGAAGACTTGGGCGGCCTCGCGACCCGGCTCGACGACGTATTGGACTACATCAATGGCGCCGCGACCCGCCTCGCCGTCTACGAGATTGACCGACCGACGCAGGCGATGATCGATTTCGCGGACCTCATTCTCAAGGCGGCCGAGCAGATCCGGGCAGGGATGAAGGCCGTGCGAGACCCGAAGGCCGAGGACGCGGTCATGTCCTGCACGATCGAGGTCAACCGCCTCGAGAACGTGGCGGACGATCTGCTCATGACGTCCCTCGCCGAGGTCTTCAAGTCGGGTGACCCCGTGCGGATCATCAAGTTCAAGGACATCTACGAGTACCTCGAGATCGTCACGGACCGCTGCGAGGACGTCGCGAACATCCTCGAGGACATCGTCGTGAAAGGCGGTTGAATCTCGGAGGGGCGGGATGGGAACAGCCGCGGCTCCCCCGGAGGTGGCGGGGAGCCCCACGGCGACTCGAACCCCTGTCCATCAATGGCGGTCCAAAGCCCTCGCCCGCGTCTCGACCCGCGGGGCCGTGTGGGTCTGGCACGGGCTGATCGTCGGCTTCTTCGGCTTCTTCGTGCTCCTTCCCACGCTCTACGTTCTCGGCTATGTCGCCGTGGACTGGGGCGGGGTCCAGACCATCTTCGCGGACCCGGTCCTCGCGGGCCGCATCGTCCCGGCCATCGCGTACTCGTTCGGTGTCGCGGGCATGGTCGCCCTCTTCGATCTCGTCGCCGGGCTGCCCCTCGCCTGGCTCCTCGTCCGCCATGACTTCCGTGGGAAGAGCTGGTTCGACACCCTGATCGACTCGCCCCTCGCCGTGACGACCGCGGGCCTGGGCTTCAGCGTGGTCCTGTTCTGGGGGCTCTCCCCGACGATCACCCAGCATCCTCCCGGTTCGCTCGGCCTCACGAACAGCGCGTTCCTGATCCTGGTCCTGCTCCACCTGACGACGACGTTCCCGTACATGGTGCGCTCCCTCGCGGCCATCCTGCAAGAGATCGACATCGAGTACGAGAATGCGGCGCGGGCCGCGGGAGCGAGCCGCCTCACCGCGGCGAGGACGATCACCCTTCCCATGTTCCGGTCGGGGATGGCCACCGGGCTCCTGCTCGTGCTGGCGAAGGCCCTCAGCGACACGGGAGGCGCCCTGACGGCGCTCACACTCATCGGCGCGGTGAACGCGGACGCGAGCGTTCCCACGAACCTCTATGCTCCGTTCACCGGCAACGGAACGGCGCTGATCGGGATCTGGAAGAGCTTCGCGACCCATGCGGGCACCCCGGCCTTGGTCACGACGGAGCTGAACGGAGGGCTCGCGCTCGTCAGCGCCCTCATGATCGTCTTGGCCCTCGTCCTGCTTGTCGGGGTCAAGTATCTCGCGGTGCGGCTCCGGTTCCCCCTGCACCGAGTGTGGCCCATCGCGGAGCGGCGCCTGAGCTCGCGCCCCTTCCCGCGGCTCCGAGACTTCGGTGCCTTGGCGGCCCTCGTTTTCTTCATTCTCGTCCCGTCCTTCTTCTTCTTGCTCTTCCTGCTCGTCGCGACGCCCACGATCGCGCTGGATTGGGGACGGTTCTGGAGCGCGGTGGGCATCTCCTTCCTGATCGGGGGTGTGGCCACGGGGATCGACCTTGCGATGGGAGTCCCGCTCGCCATCCTCATCACGCGTGGGAGGATGCGCTGGCTCGGCCGCATGCTCGACGCCCTCGTGAACGTCCCCTACATCGTGCCGAGCGCGGCCCTGGGGATCTCCCTGAGCCTGTTTTGGAGCGCGCAGAAGACGATCGTGCCCTCGCTCCTGATCCTGGTGACCCTCGCGCACGTCGCGTTCACTTTCCCCTTCGTCGTGCGGAACGTCGTCGGCGCGCTCGAACAGCTCGACCCCGCCACGGAGGAGACGGCCCGGACGCTCGGCGCGAAGCCGATCCAAGTGTTCCGGCGCGTCCTGCTCCCCGCGATCCGGCCGGCGATTCTCGCGGGGGCGATCATGGCCTTCACGCGCTCCCTCGGAGAGACGGGCGCGACCCAGGCCGTGGCGGGTACGGGCCTCGAGACGATCCCCCTCCTGATCGTGAACATCATCACGTCCAAGACGCCGCAGTACTACGAGGCCGCGCTCGCCCAGCTCGCCCTGCTCGGGGTCTCCTTCGCGGCGATCCTCGCCCTGCGGCTCGTCATCGAACGGAGGCGCGGACGTGGCTGAGGTCATCCTCGAGCGCATCTCGAAGTCGTTCGGGAAGAAACAGGCCCTGCGCGACGTCGACCTCCGCATCCGCGACGGGGAGTACCTCGTCGTCCTGGGTCCCAGCGGGGCTGGCAAGACCACCCTCCTGCGGACGATCGCAGGCCTCCTCGATCCGGATTCCGGCCGAATCCTCATGGACGGCCGGGATGTGACGCATCTTCCTGCGGACGTGCGGCAAGCTGCCTTCATGCCCCAGACCTACTCCCTCTTCCAGCACCTGACGGTCTGGGAGAACACGGCCTTCTCGCCGACCGTGAAGGGCTGGCCCGAATCGGACCGCGACCTCCTCGCGCGGGAGATGCTCTCGATGGTCCACTTGATCGACCGCTCGGACTCGTACCCGCGCGAACTGAGCGGCGGGATGCAGCAGCGGTGCGCGCTCGCCCGCGCCCTCGCAGCTGGGTCCGAGGTCCTCCTGCTCGACGAGCCCCTTAGGGCCCTGGATGCCCGGCTGCGAATCGAGCTGCGATCTGAACTTCGGTCCTTGATCCGCCATGTGGGCACGACGACGATCCACGTCACCCACGACCAGGAGGAGGCGCTCGTCGTGGCGGACCGGATCGCGGTTCTCCGGAACGGTGAGCTCGTCGAGGTCGGACCCTCCGAATACGTCTACTCGAAGCCGTTCTCGCCGTTCGTCGCCAACTTCCTCGGCGAGATGAACTTCTTCGAGGTCGAGTCCTTCCCCGGCGACGCGGGAAGCGTGCGCCTCGTGGCGGGCGGCACGAACCTGACCGCCCGCGCGCGTGAAGGGCTCTCCGGCCGGGTCCTTGCGGGCATCCGCGCCGAGGTCTGCGGCGTCCTGCCGCAGGAGTGGGGCGCGGGGCAGGGCGTGGAGGG
This genomic stretch from Thermoplasmata archaeon harbors:
- a CDS encoding signal recognition particle protein Srp54, whose translation is MVLEKLGEGLRAALRKIAGASYVDEALIKEIVRDIQRALILADVNVQLALTITKNLQHRALNETPPPGMSPREHVVRIIYEELVKILGQTRDVPLEKQRILLVGLYGQGKTTTAGKLGKFFQKKGLSVGLVAADVHRPAAYDQLKQLSEQINSGFYGEPGEKDAVKIAKHGLKTLEALDVLIVDTSGRHALEPDLIKEIESVAKAVQANERLLILDATIGQQAGPQAKAFHDAVQITGVIVTKLDGTAKGGGALSAVAEVQAPIVFIGVGEKIDDLEKFEPPRFISRLLGMGDLETLLEKAQEAIDAQKAEELTKKIMAGKFTLHEMYEQIDMLKGMGPMGKLASLIPGISGKMKDSEMEGTQKKLARFKVIMDSMTDQEMSEPKLVKSSRVQRIARGAGVAPRDVKELLRHYEMSRKAIKGFAGNRKMRRQLLKQLEDSGVDVGALDKE
- a CDS encoding DUF47 family protein, encoding MDIKEWMTPQEKQFFDDLESEAENMLVGARAFRAIFDDFSHLADHRKRIKDIEHRGDEIVHHIYGALNRAFVTPLAKEDLGGLATRLDDVLDYINGAATRLAVYEIDRPTQAMIDFADLILKAAEQIRAGMKAVRDPKAEDAVMSCTIEVNRLENVADDLLMTSLAEVFKSGDPVRIIKFKDIYEYLEIVTDRCEDVANILEDIVVKGG
- a CDS encoding ABC transporter permease subunit, encoding MGTAAAPPEVAGSPTATRTPVHQWRSKALARVSTRGAVWVWHGLIVGFFGFFVLLPTLYVLGYVAVDWGGVQTIFADPVLAGRIVPAIAYSFGVAGMVALFDLVAGLPLAWLLVRHDFRGKSWFDTLIDSPLAVTTAGLGFSVVLFWGLSPTITQHPPGSLGLTNSAFLILVLLHLTTTFPYMVRSLAAILQEIDIEYENAARAAGASRLTAARTITLPMFRSGMATGLLLVLAKALSDTGGALTALTLIGAVNADASVPTNLYAPFTGNGTALIGIWKSFATHAGTPALVTTELNGGLALVSALMIVLALVLLVGVKYLAVRLRFPLHRVWPIAERRLSSRPFPRLRDFGALAALVFFILVPSFFFLLFLLVATPTIALDWGRFWSAVGISFLIGGVATGIDLAMGVPLAILITRGRMRWLGRMLDALVNVPYIVPSAALGISLSLFWSAQKTIVPSLLILVTLAHVAFTFPFVVRNVVGALEQLDPATEETARTLGAKPIQVFRRVLLPAIRPAILAGAIMAFTRSLGETGATQAVAGTGLETIPLLIVNIITSKTPQYYEAALAQLALLGVSFAAILALRLVIERRRGRG
- a CDS encoding ABC transporter ATP-binding protein, encoding MAEVILERISKSFGKKQALRDVDLRIRDGEYLVVLGPSGAGKTTLLRTIAGLLDPDSGRILMDGRDVTHLPADVRQAAFMPQTYSLFQHLTVWENTAFSPTVKGWPESDRDLLAREMLSMVHLIDRSDSYPRELSGGMQQRCALARALAAGSEVLLLDEPLRALDARLRIELRSELRSLIRHVGTTTIHVTHDQEEALVVADRIAVLRNGELVEVGPSEYVYSKPFSPFVANFLGEMNFFEVESFPGDAGSVRLVAGGTNLTARAREGLSGRVLAGIRAEVCGVLPQEWGAGQGVEG